The genomic region GGAGCAATGTAAATTCACATAAACCATGCAGAAGTGGAGATTCTTAAATTGGAGATAGAGGCACCCTGCCCTGACCCAAGTGTTACAGTTCCACATAACTGATACACTGCAGTTGGAGGTGATCTATCCAAACTGCaatagaaattttatttttcagtttaatagCTGTACTCCGTAAGATCTTATTTAATAGTTAGGCTTGTTTCTACAAAtaataaatttgaaaaacagGCATTACTGAGTGCACCACAGGTATTACTTGTGAACTGACAATTAAGAAGAAAGATATTCTTACTCGTCCTAAGATATCCACTGGCAGTTTTGAGTTAAGGAGCACAGGTTTCACCTTATCCCCTGACAACAGTCCATTCACTGGATTTAGGCTGTCAAAAATAGTATCATACTTGACCTTGtcttccagctgcagaggcACAAGAAAAATATGACTTAGGCAAACAGTCACATTCATAGCCTAAGAAGCAGAAGTTTTTTCAAAAGTGttaactttttttaataaacatatATTGCAGTTCCTGATGCTTATAAGAAAACATCAAAAAGACATTATTTCTAAGTCAGAACTCATCAAAACCCTGTGAGATTTCTTCTTCAATTATTTTCATGGCTTCATataacaactttttttttttcctttattttaaatttctaaacATTAAGAGATTTCCCAAGGGTCAAGTGCTCTCATTAAATTAGGTCTATTAGCCCAATTACAAATTTGACAGGAATGGTAACTATCACACTTTAGAAATGTATATTAGATTTTCCTAACAAAGAGAGGTTTTCCTGCAGACTTCCAGAAAACAGTTCTAGGTAATAGTTAATATTTAGTTTACCTTTACAGCCCATGGTAGATCACTTGATGCTGTTCCACTGAGTAGCAAGGGACTACTAGTATCAGTCTATggaaaaacaaggcaaaaaaccATCAGACACATTAAAAGAGACATGATTCTGACTTTGTAAAACCACCCCCTTATTTGAGAAGCCAGATCTCAAAGCCAGAACTGCATTTTAGGCCTTTGTAACAAAATTTagagcaaaaaattaaaaatctttattccAATAATGACAACACAAATAGAACAAATACCACATATCTTCAAATTATACACAATTTTATATTCAAATCCCCACTAGAACATGTAGCACCTTATTTCATGTTGCTTGATGTTTTCTCTGTTGTAAGACCCCACTGCCCTACAACATCACCCTCTGAAGTGTTTGGTATTTACATCAAACCttcctaatttttcatttaaaagcagTTGTTACTAATATGTTCaattaagaaagaaatcttACAAATCTTGGTGGAGGAACAGGCAAGTTAAGACTACTCAGGGAAACATCCAATCCATTCTGTGCACACGCTACAAGTCGCAAAGCCACAAAAAATtcctacagggaaaaaaaaaagaaattttaaagggtttataatatgaaaatataattttaaaagacagtaACATTTCAGAAGAATTAAGAGCTTTTCTAGTATTTCTATATACATGAAAAGTTGCACATGGCTTCAAAGGAGGTCTGAAAgtgacagagagcagcagccagcaaatGCTGGATTCCTCCAGTAAGACCAAgtttgcaattaatttttcaagaatTTAGTAACTTGCTGGCCCGTGTAGTCAGTTCTCAGCACTCGGTTCTTCTGTAACAGAATAGTGAAAATTTAAAGTGTAATTACAGCTGTTTATCTTGGAGGAACTGAGCTGATCCCACAGATGGTTAATGGAAGTGgagggaaacagaaaaagtgAACCAAAAGaagcccaaaaaaccccagaatggTAGACATTAcaaatttcttctcttcctACCATGGGAAGAAGCAGTTCCCTCTCCATGGACTGTTATTTCTAATTCAAATCAAACAACAACACAAATTAGAGCTTGTGGTAGCACCACTGAGATGAAAACTCTGTCCCCACAATGCTCATTGGCACAGTTTGGGAAGGGACAACTCGAAACAGAATGTACCAAGGTCAAGCCCaccaaaattaaagaaattagaattttaaagattttacaagacttttaatttctgctttgttttctacAAGATTATGAGGAAGAAGTCACTGTCTTCATAAACACAGTAAATGAAGCCTTAAATTACTTCTCAGCAAATTGCACAGCTACACATCAGCCCATTTTACAACCTGGAGAAAAGCTGATGAGGCACCTGAAggctgtttattttattgtagcTTCTACTCAAAATGGGAACTACATAGCcagtcaaaattaaaaaaaactgtAAGAAAAACTGCTTTCCTGAACAAAAACTTTCaacttccattttatttcaaggCTGGAAAATGGTTAGAGTCATACACCAAGTAAATAATCGTACCTGTTTGTTCAGGATACCTTTGCCATCAGTATCAGCTAGGTCCCAAATctgaaacataaaaatatcaTAGTGTTCACAGCACTTGAGAGAAAGCTGGCAAGTCCTCCCTCCATTTATAATGGATGCTTGGAGGAAAGTTCACATCTTAACTTTCATGATAGCACTTAATTGTGATGacaaatttaaatattacaATAATCCATGACTGGATAGAAACTACTGGAACTATTGGATAGAACAACCGAAAACACATCAGAGAAGATCATGCATCCTGTAGTACTACTAAGTACTTTAATTTAAACAAGATACTAACTGAAGCAAGAAGACAggataattaaataaattaaataattgtcATTAAATACCTTTCCAAGTACCAAATCTGTCAATCCAGACTTTTTCAAGAAAACAGCTGCATCAGAAGCTAATACTCTTCCAGCATTAGTAGAATCAACCTGGTGGAGAAGAAAAACCCCCACATGACAAACTAGCTTTTGAATTGATGCCATCTCTTTACACAGACTCTCAGAAAGCTACCAAAGAATGCTTAAGTTAGCAGTCACTTTGAAGACAATTTTCTGAACCTATCAAATTAGCCCCTCCTAATCACAGGCTTTTCTTCTTGATGCCATCAAAACACATGATTTTTAAGAACAGAGAATTCCAGGGTTTGATTACATTTCACTGTCCAGCTCTGCATTCATTACTGTTAGGGTCACAAAAAGAAGGCTCTTCTTTGAAGATACCTTTACCAcaacagcagaaggaaatacTTACTCCCTGAAGTGAAACTTATTTACACAATAAAGAAGTTGGTGATATTGGCACAATACCAACCAGTATGCATTTCTCCCTGGATCAATAGAAAGATCATTAAAATAGACAATTATTCAAGTTCTGAAGTGGAAATGGTATTTAAACTAAACCTTttcaaatgggaaaagaaagaaggaaaacttaCATCACCTACATGGTGATGTAAGGACAAGGGaaacaggaaaagctgagagtCCTTGAGAGCCTAAAGGAAAGGATTCTTAAAAAGTATGGATAATAGGACTAAAGGTATCTTCACTTAATTCAGACTGTCAGCCTTACTACATCCCATAGGGAGGGTGATGATGACAACTGCACCATTTCCAGTCTCACAACTTTGTGTTTAAACAAAGGCCATATTCAATATTGTGTTTGGAACACAAGAACAACTGCCCAAGTTCACAGGTGCAGCACACACAAGGTGCTCAAAGCTAATAACTTCCCAAGATGGGATTAGAACTGGCTCCTGAAAGACTGTGGGGAATTTATCATTTGGAAAGAATGCTTCAGCAGTTGTCTGTAGACACttctggaaggggaaaaaacactCTGAAATCCCCAAATCGTAATTTAGTAAGAAAGTGAAAACATCATTTGTTTTTAACATAACTGGTATGCTTTAATTAGGATAGGGTTTTTCCTGTAACTGAGGATGCCCTGGTCTGAGCAATAAGGGTGCAAACACTACAGTCTAGCAGTTAGGCTAACTGAGTTATGGGAGAGCTGTTCATCTACGGGCACAAAGCTGCCAAGACAGTGCATCAAACCCCCCTTTTGAAATAGTGGAAGCGACCTTGCATGTAACACAACAATCTTGGCATCCACTCAGAAAACCTCCAGCCTAGCACTTCTCTTTCAAGAAAGTCACAGAACACCACAGTATCAGCTGTGTTTACTTTTTACTTCTCCAAGTCCAAGCCACAAGAAGGTGACTTGAAAGGATTTAAGCAGGATTCTTACTTAACCCAACACTGATCTAGTTTCTTTTAGTACAATCAATTATCTAAACCttagaaactatttttttaaagggctgattttaatttctttacaaaTTACTGAGTCTCGAATGCTGGGGTGGGGGTACTTATGTTTGATTATTGCACTGGGATGATTGCTGGTGTTTGTCAGTTATGCACCAGCTTGGCAGAGCTTTTCCTCTGATGTGCAAGAAGCCATTTCTACAGCTGCACCAGCCAACAACTCCCTTGTTACAGCCTGTCTTTTGTAGGACCAGGAACTACCAAAAGTTACAAATATGTATCTGATGTGATTAGGGCAGAAGTTTACAGTGAGAAGTGCTTCAGCTCAGGGTTCATCAAGAATTCAGCACTGCTTCCCTGCTGCACTGCACCATGTGATCAGGTAATTTCTTAGTGCTTTATGACAGGTATTTACATTTATTCCTTAACCTTACCCAGCTTC from Cinclus cinclus chromosome 8, bCinCin1.1, whole genome shotgun sequence harbors:
- the LOC134046847 gene encoding epidermal growth factor receptor substrate 15-like, which translates into the protein MGEDHLHPTSSHSSKRIIKSSMTVSAILSSANPVYEKFYRQVDSTNAGRVLASDAAVFLKKSGLTDLVLGKIWDLADTDGKGILNKQEFFVALRLVACAQNGLDVSLSSLNLPVPPPRFTDTSSPLLLSGTASSDLPWAVKLEDKVKYDTIFDSLNPVNGLLSGDKVKPVLLNSKLPVDILGRVWELSDIDRDGMLDRDEFAVLWCHHPRENLSVFQEQCH